Proteins from a genomic interval of Medicago truncatula cultivar Jemalong A17 chromosome 3, MtrunA17r5.0-ANR, whole genome shotgun sequence:
- the LOC25490511 gene encoding glycerol-3-phosphate acyltransferase 1, with amino-acid sequence MMFLLVLISLTKWFWYHMIIKTCYQTARILIHNGFNFVDLSSKPLQQPSNIPSILNCDLEGRESQTLVCDIHSVLLKTHYFFPYFMLVAFEGGSILRAFLLLCSCPILCFLSYEHKLKVMIFITFCGLKIKDMEMIARVVLPKFYMENLNLKAYQVLVSVGCRVFFTCVPRVMVEGFLKEYLNGDDIVATELHTVGCYFTGLISRHGLVDKDSALIDYFGYRRPDLGIGSTCVNDHHFISYCKEAYVVSNEICPSSIMPREKYPKPLIFHDGRLAFFPTPSSTLYMFMWLPMGILLSTYRIFLVLNFHYKWTLSLITFNGIVLNVKGFSNPQRYLEPSKGELYVCTHRTLLDPVFLSMSLRKPLSCVTYSISKVSEFFAPIRTMSLTRDREQDRETMQRLLREGDLVVCPEGTTCREPYLLRFSSLFAEIADEIVPVAMNANVSLFYGTTASGLKCLDPFLFLMNPWPSYNIEMLDKVPKELTCAGGKSPFEVADYIQKELSDALGFECTNITRRDKYMMLAGNDGYV; translated from the exons ATGATGTTTCTTTTAGTACTCATAAGCCTTACAAAATGGTTTTGGTACCATATGATTATCAAAACTTGTTATCAAACTGCAAGGATATTGATACATAATGGCTTTAATTTTGTTGATCTTTCATCTAAGCCACTTCAACAACCTTCAAATATTCCTAGCATTTTGAATTGTGATTTGGAAGGTAGAGAGTCACAAACACTTGTTTGTGATATTCATAGTGTCCTCTTAAAGACTCATTATTTCTTTCCTTATTTCATGTTAGTTGCCTTTGAAGGTGGTAGCATTTTAAGAGCTTTTCTATTACTTTGTTCATGTCCTATATTATGCTTTTTGAGCTATGAACATAAACTTAAagtcatgatcttcatcactttTTGTGGACTTAAAATTAAGGACATGGAAATGATTGCAAGGGTAGTTTTACCAAAGTTTTACATGGAGAACCTTAACCTTAAAGCTTATCAGGTTTTGGTCTCAGTAGGGTGTAGAGTTTTCTTCACTTGTGTGCCTAGAGTTATGGTGGAAGGGTTTCTTAAGGAATATTTGAATGGTGATGATATTGTTGCCACAGAGTTACACACTGTTGGATGCTACTTCACTGGTTTGATTTCTAGGCATGGTTTGGTTGATAAGGATAGTGCTCTCATTGATTATTTTGGATATAGAAGACCTGATTTAGGAATTGGAAGCACATGTGTCAATGATCATCATTTTATCTCTTATTGTAAG GAAGCTTATGTGGTGAGCAATGAAATATGTCCAAGCTCAATTATGCCAAGGGAAAAGTATCCAAAGCCATTAATATTTCATGATGGCAGGCTAGCATTCTTCCCTACACCTTCATCAACTCTCTACATGTTCATGTGGCTTCCAATGGGAATTCTGTTATCTACATATAGAATTTTTCTTGTGTTGAACTTTCATTACAAATGGACACTATCATTAATAACATTTAATGGTATAGTTCTTAATGTCAAAGGCTTTAGTAACCCTCAAAGATATTTAGAACCAAGTAAAGGGGAACTCTATGTTTGTACACATAGGACTTTGTTAGATCCTGTTTTTCTTAGCATGAGTCTGAGAAAACCTTTGAGTTGTGTGACTTACAGCATAAGCAAAGTGTCGGAATTCTTCGCTCCTATTCGGACAATGAGTTTGACAAGAGACAGAGAACAAGATAGGGAAACAATGCAAAGGTTGCTTAGGGAAGGTGATTTAGTTGTGTGCCCTGAAGGAACAACTTGTAGGGAACCTTATTTATTAAGGTTTAGTTCACTTTTTGCTGAAATTGCTGATGAGATTGTTCCTGTGGCTATGAATGCTAATGTGAGTTTGTTTTATGGTACAACAGCTAGTGGATTAAAATGTTTGGAcccttttctatttttgatgaatccatggccAAGTTATAACATTGAAATGCTTGATAAAGTTCCAAAAGAACTCACTTGTGCTGGTGGAAAGTCTCCTTTTGAAGTGGCTGATTATATACAGAAAGAATTGAGTGATGCTTTGGGATTTGAGTGCACCAATATTACAAGGAGGGATAAATATATGATGTTAGCTGGGAATGATGGTTATGTCTAG